In Myxococcus stipitatus, the following are encoded in one genomic region:
- a CDS encoding DPP IV N-terminal domain-containing protein has protein sequence MRLPLVSLGVLLVSLTSASGRAQEPGASAPTSSFGPVPDAKLQERLDFADQFGRWVALMRDSRVAPKWLREGDRLVFWAREGDDGGTWMLAHARTGALQPLVSSESLREQLSVLLGKPVMAPRFVEVAIAPDEQGIVFRLEGKTFGLGLTGGKVTLLAPGDRAALTLSRTHVLAPRGGAVAVQRQGGFAVLAADGATVVERAGEESIEWRIPERAWSPDGRFLAVWREDTRGVHKVPVVDYSSALEKVTTVPYSKTGTPLPRAELHLVEVVTGKVTRVAPVEGETYDWLAGWNPEGTQVLCLHLSRDAKRLDLTAVEPVSGQRRRVLREERPESFVAGLDFATERWAKQVTVLPEGRGYLWLSERDGWRHVYLYDGAGRLVRQLTRGAFPVHEVMGVSPRGDSFYVTASAERDAPYEHVFYRGGMKGGALNRLSSGSGMHFVSMSPSREFYVDAWSTRTMPRVRELASVEGGKRVRLTTADASAAQALGHVPPEGFTVKAADGVTPLYGVLYKPRDFDPTKRYPVLAYIYAGPFMTLVPWSYTGDGMSQIASGLSQLGFIVMLLDPRGGPGRSKAFQDAHYGRVGQTEIPDYVTGMKQVAATRPWMDLERVGIHGHSWGGYFALRGMLTAPDFFKAGYAGAPGALEEEAIINEPYLDLPGVNPQGYAEGSNFALAGNLKGPLKMMHGTGDVNATLSVTMRMADALIRAGKHFELLIMPGQPHTPVGGAYRYYHDDLGMFFVRTLGAPR, from the coding sequence ATGCGACTTCCTCTCGTGTCCCTGGGTGTGCTGCTCGTGTCACTGACGAGCGCGAGCGGGCGGGCCCAGGAGCCGGGTGCCTCGGCCCCCACTTCTTCTTTCGGCCCCGTCCCGGACGCGAAGCTCCAGGAGCGGTTGGACTTCGCGGACCAGTTCGGCCGGTGGGTGGCGTTGATGCGGGACAGCCGCGTGGCGCCGAAGTGGCTGCGCGAGGGAGACCGGCTGGTCTTCTGGGCGCGCGAGGGGGACGACGGTGGCACCTGGATGTTGGCGCACGCGAGGACGGGGGCGCTCCAGCCCTTGGTGTCGAGTGAGTCGCTCCGGGAGCAGCTCTCGGTGTTGCTCGGCAAGCCCGTCATGGCGCCGCGCTTCGTGGAGGTGGCCATTGCTCCGGATGAGCAGGGCATCGTGTTCCGGCTGGAGGGGAAGACCTTCGGCCTGGGCCTGACGGGGGGCAAGGTCACGCTGCTCGCGCCGGGGGACCGCGCCGCGCTGACGTTGTCGCGCACCCACGTCCTCGCGCCGCGAGGGGGCGCGGTGGCCGTACAGCGTCAGGGAGGCTTCGCGGTGCTGGCGGCGGATGGCGCCACGGTGGTGGAGCGCGCGGGAGAAGAGTCCATCGAGTGGCGCATTCCGGAGCGCGCGTGGTCTCCGGATGGGCGCTTCCTCGCGGTGTGGCGGGAGGACACGCGAGGGGTCCACAAGGTCCCCGTGGTGGACTACTCCAGCGCGCTGGAGAAGGTGACGACGGTGCCGTACTCGAAGACGGGGACGCCGCTGCCGCGCGCGGAGCTCCACCTCGTCGAGGTGGTCACGGGCAAGGTGACGCGCGTGGCGCCCGTCGAGGGTGAGACGTACGACTGGCTCGCGGGCTGGAATCCCGAGGGGACGCAGGTGCTGTGCCTCCACCTCTCGCGAGACGCCAAGCGGTTGGACCTCACCGCGGTGGAGCCCGTGTCGGGACAGCGCCGGCGCGTGCTGCGGGAGGAGCGGCCGGAGAGCTTCGTCGCCGGGCTGGACTTCGCGACGGAGCGCTGGGCGAAGCAGGTGACGGTGCTGCCGGAGGGCCGCGGCTACCTGTGGCTGTCCGAGCGTGATGGCTGGCGGCACGTGTATCTGTATGACGGCGCGGGGCGGCTGGTGCGGCAGCTCACGCGAGGCGCCTTCCCCGTGCACGAGGTGATGGGCGTGTCACCTCGAGGGGACTCGTTCTACGTGACGGCCTCCGCCGAGCGCGACGCGCCCTACGAGCACGTCTTCTATCGGGGCGGCATGAAGGGCGGGGCGTTGAATCGGCTGTCCTCGGGGTCGGGGATGCACTTCGTCTCGATGTCGCCCTCGCGGGAGTTCTACGTGGATGCCTGGTCCACGCGCACCATGCCCCGAGTGCGGGAGCTGGCGAGCGTGGAGGGCGGCAAGCGCGTGAGGCTCACCACCGCGGATGCGAGCGCCGCCCAGGCGCTGGGCCATGTGCCTCCCGAGGGCTTCACGGTGAAGGCCGCGGATGGCGTCACGCCGTTGTACGGCGTGCTCTACAAGCCGCGAGACTTCGACCCCACGAAGCGCTACCCCGTGCTCGCGTACATCTACGCGGGGCCGTTCATGACGCTCGTGCCGTGGAGCTACACGGGCGATGGGATGTCGCAGATTGCCTCGGGCTTGTCGCAACTGGGTTTCATCGTGATGTTGCTGGACCCCAGGGGTGGACCGGGCCGGAGCAAGGCGTTCCAGGACGCGCACTATGGCCGGGTGGGCCAGACGGAGATTCCGGACTACGTCACGGGGATGAAACAGGTGGCCGCCACGCGTCCGTGGATGGACCTGGAGCGGGTGGGCATCCATGGCCACTCATGGGGCGGTTACTTCGCGCTGCGAGGCATGCTGACGGCGCCGGACTTCTTCAAGGCGGGCTACGCGGGAGCACCTGGGGCGTTGGAAGAGGAGGCCATCATCAACGAGCCCTATCTCGACCTGCCGGGTGTGAATCCCCAGGGCTACGCGGAGGGCTCCAACTTCGCGCTCGCGGGGAACCTGAAGGGTCCGTTGAAGATGATGCACGGCACGGGGGATGTGAACGCGACGCTCTCGGTGACGATGCGCATGGCGGACGCGCTCATCCGGGCAGGCAAGCACTTCGAGCTGCTCATCATGCCGGGGCAGCCCCACACGCCGGTGGGCGGGGCTTATCGCTACTACCATGACGACCTGGGGATGTTCTTCGTGAGGACCTTGGGTGCTCCCCGCTGA
- a CDS encoding AAA family ATPase gives MPIQRLRVTGYRSVRQLSLELGPMNVIVGTTGSGKPNLSRALCLVAALLSPRPPSFLALNEPETSLHPDLMEPLARGLARASRCEPMYLVKQEGATRVEGGPEDDSEDVHDEERG, from the coding sequence ATGCCCATCCAACGCTTGCGGGTCACGGGATATCGCTCGGTGCGCCAGCTCTCGCTGGAGCTGGGGCCAATGAACGTCATCGTCGGGACCACTGGCAGTGGCAAGCCGAACCTGTCTCGCGCGCTGTGCCTGGTGGCGGCACTCTTGAGCCCGCGCCCTCCTTCGTTCCTCGCGCTCAACGAGCCGGAGACGAGCCTTCACCCGGACCTGATGGAGCCCCTGGCTCGAGGGTTGGCCCGGGCATCGCGTTGCGAGCCGATGTATCTGGTGAAGCAGGAGGGCGCCACGCGAGTCGAGGGCGGGCCGGAGGATGACTCCGAGGACGTTCATGACGAGGAGCGTGGATGA
- the truB gene encoding tRNA pseudouridine(55) synthase TruB, whose amino-acid sequence MTPGLYRVHKPVGPTSFSMVQSFLEETRATPGKRVPVCHGGTLDPFAEGLLLMLVGQATRLFELLHTVPKTYEADVVWGTETDTGDLHGKPVFQADASRLTPESLDAALQTFLGWREQIPPATSAKKVGGEPAYRKAHRGETVELPPSRVYLHSARWVSHALPGTSRLTMTCRGGYYVRSLARDLGRMLGCGAHLSSLRRTEIGPWKDPEPGTRVGAFGRDLLPWARVRPLTDQEVGELRAARSIAVRGTLPPDWRLPPGFPDPEAPVRGFHQGRLTFLLSERDGSLWSHTELRGGL is encoded by the coding sequence ATGACGCCCGGCCTCTACCGTGTGCACAAGCCCGTGGGCCCCACGAGCTTCTCGATGGTGCAGTCCTTCCTCGAGGAGACGCGTGCGACGCCGGGCAAGCGGGTGCCGGTGTGTCATGGCGGGACGTTGGACCCGTTCGCGGAAGGGCTGCTCCTGATGCTCGTGGGACAGGCCACGCGGCTGTTCGAGCTGTTGCACACGGTGCCCAAGACCTACGAGGCGGACGTCGTCTGGGGCACGGAGACGGACACGGGAGACCTGCACGGCAAGCCCGTGTTTCAAGCGGACGCGTCACGGCTGACGCCCGAGTCCCTCGACGCCGCGCTCCAGACCTTCCTCGGCTGGCGTGAACAAATCCCCCCGGCCACGAGCGCGAAGAAGGTGGGAGGAGAGCCTGCCTATCGCAAGGCGCACCGGGGCGAGACGGTGGAGTTGCCTCCCTCTCGGGTGTACCTGCACTCGGCGCGGTGGGTGTCCCACGCGCTGCCGGGCACGAGCCGCCTGACGATGACGTGCCGAGGCGGTTACTACGTCCGCTCGCTCGCCAGGGACCTGGGCCGGATGTTGGGCTGTGGCGCGCACCTGTCCTCGCTGCGCCGCACGGAGATTGGTCCGTGGAAGGACCCGGAGCCGGGGACTCGCGTGGGCGCGTTCGGGCGAGACCTGTTGCCGTGGGCGCGCGTCCGTCCACTCACGGACCAGGAGGTCGGCGAGCTGCGCGCGGCCAGGTCCATCGCCGTGCGCGGCACGTTGCCTCCGGACTGGCGCCTGCCGCCGGGCTTCCCGGACCCCGAGGCCCCCGTGCGTGGCTTCCACCAGGGCCGCCTCACGTTCCTGCTGAGTGAGCGTGACGGCTCGCTGTGGAGCCACACGGAGCTGCGCGGCGGCCTGTAA
- the tkt gene encoding transketolase yields MTTDKQDLLSINTIRTLAMDAVQQAHSGHPGAPMSLAPVAYQLWQQELRYDPSQPIWPDRDRFILSNGHASMLLYALLHLAGVKRVTRDYKVEDALSVSLEDIQKFRQLDSSTPGHPEYRWTSGVETTTGPLGQGVANSVGMAIASRWQAGHFNKPGFELFSHDVYAICGDGDLMEGVASEAASIAGHLQLPNLCWLYDSNHISIDGSTDLAFTEDVGRRFEGYGWRVLRVADGNDLTALGEALHAFKTLRGKPTLIIVTTQIAFGAPKLQGSSKAHGEPLGDEEIKGTKRNYGWPEDAKFLVPDGVRERFQERMGARGKKLREEWDARFAEYQKQYPELADELVRMQRRETPKGWDSELPTFPADAKGMATRESSGKVLNAVAKHYPWMVGGSADLNPSTKTYITGSESMKPGELSGRNIHFGVREHAMGSIVNGLCLSKVRGYGATFLIFSEYERPAIRLSALMELPAVHIFTHDSIGLGEDGPTHQPVEQLASLRAIPGLIVLRPADANEVVEAWRVIGQQRSHPVVLVLTRQAVPTVDRSKYGAASGLAKGGYVLADAAGGAPELVLIGTGSEVSLCLDAHEKLTAEGIKSRVVSLPSWELFEQQSQEYRDSVLPPNVHARVAVEKGAAFGWERWTGLRGNIVAMRSFGASAPIKALQQKFGFTVDNVVKVAKDTLARNKA; encoded by the coding sequence ATGACCACCGACAAGCAGGACCTGCTGAGCATCAACACCATCCGCACCCTCGCCATGGATGCGGTCCAGCAAGCCCACTCGGGTCACCCGGGGGCGCCCATGTCCCTGGCCCCCGTGGCCTACCAGCTCTGGCAACAAGAGCTCCGGTATGACCCGTCCCAGCCCATCTGGCCGGACCGCGACCGCTTCATCCTCTCCAACGGCCACGCGTCCATGCTCCTGTACGCGCTGCTCCACCTGGCCGGCGTCAAGCGCGTCACCCGCGACTACAAGGTCGAGGACGCGCTCAGCGTCTCCCTGGAGGACATCCAGAAGTTCCGCCAGCTCGACTCGTCCACCCCCGGCCACCCCGAGTACCGGTGGACCAGCGGCGTGGAGACGACGACGGGCCCCCTGGGCCAGGGCGTCGCCAACAGCGTGGGCATGGCCATCGCCAGCCGCTGGCAGGCCGGCCACTTCAACAAGCCCGGCTTCGAGCTGTTCTCCCATGACGTCTACGCCATCTGCGGCGACGGTGACCTCATGGAAGGTGTCGCCTCCGAGGCCGCCTCCATCGCCGGCCACCTCCAGCTCCCCAACCTCTGCTGGCTCTACGACTCCAACCACATCTCCATCGACGGCAGCACCGACCTGGCCTTCACCGAGGACGTGGGCCGCCGCTTCGAGGGCTACGGCTGGCGCGTGCTGCGCGTGGCCGACGGCAATGACCTGACCGCCCTGGGCGAGGCGCTGCACGCCTTCAAGACCCTGCGCGGCAAGCCCACTCTCATCATCGTCACCACGCAAATCGCCTTCGGCGCCCCCAAGCTCCAGGGCTCCTCCAAGGCCCACGGCGAGCCGCTGGGCGACGAGGAGATCAAGGGCACCAAGCGCAACTACGGCTGGCCCGAGGACGCCAAGTTCCTGGTCCCCGACGGCGTGCGCGAGCGCTTCCAGGAGCGCATGGGCGCTCGCGGCAAGAAGCTGCGTGAGGAATGGGACGCGCGCTTCGCCGAGTACCAGAAGCAGTACCCCGAGCTGGCCGACGAGCTGGTGCGCATGCAGCGCCGCGAGACGCCCAAGGGCTGGGACTCCGAGCTGCCCACCTTCCCCGCCGACGCCAAGGGCATGGCCACCCGCGAGTCCAGCGGCAAGGTGCTCAACGCCGTGGCCAAGCACTACCCGTGGATGGTGGGCGGCTCCGCCGACCTCAACCCCTCCACGAAGACGTACATCACCGGCTCTGAGTCCATGAAGCCCGGTGAGCTGTCCGGCCGCAACATCCACTTCGGCGTGCGCGAGCACGCGATGGGCTCCATCGTCAACGGCCTGTGCCTGAGCAAGGTGCGCGGCTACGGCGCCACGTTCCTCATCTTCAGCGAGTACGAGCGCCCCGCCATCCGCCTGTCCGCGCTGATGGAGCTGCCCGCCGTGCACATCTTCACGCACGACTCCATCGGCCTGGGCGAGGACGGCCCCACGCACCAGCCCGTGGAGCAACTGGCGAGCCTCCGCGCGATTCCCGGCCTCATCGTCCTGCGCCCCGCCGACGCCAACGAAGTCGTCGAAGCGTGGCGCGTCATCGGCCAGCAGCGCAGCCACCCCGTCGTCCTCGTGCTCACCCGTCAGGCCGTGCCCACCGTGGACCGCTCCAAGTACGGCGCGGCCTCCGGTCTGGCCAAGGGCGGCTACGTGCTGGCGGACGCGGCGGGCGGCGCGCCGGAGCTGGTCCTCATCGGCACCGGCAGCGAGGTGTCGCTGTGCCTGGACGCCCACGAGAAGCTCACCGCCGAGGGCATCAAGTCCCGCGTCGTCAGCCTGCCCTCGTGGGAGCTGTTCGAGCAGCAGTCGCAGGAGTACCGCGACAGCGTGCTGCCTCCGAACGTGCACGCCCGCGTCGCCGTGGAGAAGGGCGCCGCCTTCGGGTGGGAGCGCTGGACGGGCCTGCGCGGCAACATCGTCGCCATGCGCAGCTTCGGCGCCTCCGCCCCCATCAAGGCGCTCCAGCAGAAGTTCGGCTTCACCGTGGACAACGTGGTGAAGGTGGCCAAGGACACGCTGGCCAGGAACAAGGCGTAA
- a CDS encoding vWA domain-containing protein has product MYLPFFYELRRRGLKVGAQEALALAGALKAGLHDSSLDGFYHVARALLVHSETQLDVFDQAFLFHFQGVETAGLELTQELMSWLEDARERPQLTPEEQMLLEALDPEEIRRLFEQRLKEQTERHDGGNRWIGTGGTSPFGNNGFSRGGMRVGGNSGGKQGMALMQAGARKYAGYRDDLVLDTRQMAVALRKLRAFARDGAPDELDVDETISATARNAGELEVVTRPPRRPNTRVVLAMDVGGSMDPYAAVMSRLFSVASQATHFKELRTYYFHNCVYGKLYATPQLTGGVTVPELVATVGRHHKLVVVGDASMAPYELAIRTDAEGRYKGDGQEGLTWLMQLAQHFERNVWLNPEPVSTWRSGSIAMIAQVFPMFSLTVEGLGEAVAHLTRGRTVKGAAARR; this is encoded by the coding sequence ATGTACCTCCCGTTCTTCTACGAGCTGCGCCGGCGGGGCCTGAAGGTGGGCGCACAGGAGGCGCTCGCCCTGGCGGGTGCGCTCAAGGCCGGGCTGCATGACAGCAGCCTCGACGGCTTCTATCACGTGGCCCGCGCGCTGCTGGTGCACTCGGAGACCCAGCTCGATGTCTTCGACCAGGCCTTCCTCTTTCACTTCCAGGGCGTGGAGACCGCGGGCCTGGAGCTGACGCAGGAGCTGATGTCCTGGCTGGAGGATGCCCGCGAGCGCCCTCAGCTCACGCCCGAGGAGCAGATGCTCCTGGAGGCCCTGGACCCGGAGGAGATTCGCCGCCTCTTCGAGCAGCGGCTGAAGGAACAGACCGAGCGCCATGACGGAGGCAACCGGTGGATTGGCACCGGCGGCACGTCGCCCTTCGGCAACAACGGCTTCTCTCGCGGAGGCATGCGCGTGGGAGGCAATAGCGGCGGCAAGCAGGGCATGGCCCTGATGCAAGCGGGCGCACGCAAGTACGCGGGCTACCGCGACGACCTGGTGCTCGACACCCGGCAGATGGCCGTGGCCCTTCGCAAGCTGCGCGCCTTCGCTCGCGACGGGGCCCCGGATGAGCTGGACGTCGACGAGACCATCTCCGCCACCGCGCGCAACGCGGGCGAGCTGGAGGTGGTGACGCGCCCGCCGCGCAGGCCCAACACCCGCGTGGTGCTGGCCATGGACGTGGGCGGCTCCATGGACCCGTACGCCGCGGTGATGAGCCGGCTGTTCTCCGTCGCCAGCCAGGCCACGCACTTCAAGGAATTGCGAACGTATTACTTTCACAACTGCGTCTACGGAAAGCTCTACGCCACCCCGCAGCTCACCGGCGGCGTGACGGTGCCGGAGCTGGTGGCCACCGTGGGCCGGCACCACAAGCTGGTCGTGGTGGGCGATGCGTCCATGGCGCCCTATGAGCTGGCCATCCGCACCGACGCCGAGGGGCGATACAAGGGCGACGGACAGGAAGGCCTGACGTGGCTGATGCAGCTGGCTCAACACTTCGAGCGCAATGTGTGGCTCAACCCGGAGCCGGTGAGCACCTGGCGCTCGGGGAGCATCGCCATGATTGCCCAGGTCTTCCCCATGTTCTCCCTCACCGTGGAGGGCCTGGGTGAGGCCGTCGCCCACCTCACCCGCGGACGCACCGTGAAGGGCGCGGCGGCCCGGCGCTGA
- a CDS encoding MoxR family ATPase, with translation MTQASPPVRFKGTDSYLTHEGLQAAVNCALTLQRPLLVKGEPGTGKTLLAEAIAQALGLKLLTWHVKSTTRAQDGLYVYDTVQRLYDSRFGDGDVRDIRRYIRMGPLGEAFASSERVVLLIDEVDKADLEFPNDLLHELDRMRFRVTETNDEVAAKHRPIVVITSNNEKELPDAFLRRCVFHFIDFPDADLMRRIVDVHHPGLDASLAEQALKVFFELRGFTRLRKRPSTSELIDWIAVLKAQGIHDVKLDENLPFLGALLKKEQDLVAVSEAFGRGRRSRA, from the coding sequence ATGACTCAGGCCTCCCCTCCCGTCCGCTTCAAAGGCACCGACTCCTACCTCACCCACGAGGGCCTCCAGGCCGCCGTCAACTGCGCCCTCACCCTCCAGCGTCCGCTGCTGGTGAAGGGCGAGCCGGGCACCGGGAAGACGCTGCTGGCCGAGGCCATCGCCCAGGCCCTGGGCCTCAAGCTGCTCACCTGGCACGTCAAGAGCACCACCCGCGCCCAGGACGGCCTCTACGTCTACGACACCGTCCAGCGCCTGTATGACTCACGCTTCGGCGACGGCGACGTGCGAGACATCCGCCGTTACATCCGCATGGGCCCCCTGGGCGAGGCCTTCGCCTCCTCCGAGCGCGTCGTGCTGCTCATCGACGAGGTCGACAAGGCCGACCTGGAGTTCCCCAACGACCTGCTCCACGAGCTGGACCGGATGCGCTTCCGCGTCACCGAGACGAACGACGAGGTGGCCGCGAAGCACCGCCCCATCGTCGTGATTACGTCCAACAACGAGAAGGAGCTGCCGGACGCGTTCCTGCGCCGCTGCGTCTTCCACTTCATCGACTTCCCCGACGCGGACCTCATGCGCCGCATCGTCGACGTGCACCACCCGGGGCTCGACGCCTCCCTCGCGGAGCAGGCCCTCAAGGTCTTCTTCGAGCTGCGCGGCTTCACCCGCCTGCGCAAGCGGCCCTCGACGAGCGAGCTCATCGACTGGATTGCCGTGCTCAAGGCCCAGGGCATCCACGACGTGAAGCTGGATGAGAACCTCCCGTTCCTCGGCGCCCTGCTGAAGAAGGAGCAGGACCTGGTCGCCGTGTCGGAGGCCTTCGGACGCGGCCGGCGCTCCCGCGCCTGA
- a CDS encoding vegetative protein has translation MSIANELGEMFRRELQTQLVPLQQAVNRMEEGLEALDMLRSVTYRLAPLTSRLGALAGVRPVTPAKQTSVLPAPAAKRGRGGRRPAQAELPLAAVRTVAAKGPAARSSADGSRACAVIGCKRPSRSKGYCSAHYQKLRLLMRTGRRPSAWVDDARAQSVQDVKLPRGRAASKALQASQPAAKKGKPGRKKA, from the coding sequence ATGTCCATTGCGAATGAGCTTGGAGAGATGTTCCGGCGTGAGCTGCAGACTCAGCTTGTGCCCCTTCAGCAGGCGGTGAACCGCATGGAGGAGGGCCTCGAGGCCCTGGACATGCTGCGTTCGGTGACCTACCGGTTGGCGCCGTTGACCAGCAGGTTGGGCGCTCTGGCGGGTGTTCGGCCCGTCACCCCGGCGAAGCAGACTTCGGTGTTGCCGGCGCCCGCGGCGAAGCGTGGCCGGGGTGGTCGTCGTCCGGCGCAGGCGGAGTTGCCGCTCGCGGCGGTGCGGACCGTGGCGGCGAAGGGCCCCGCGGCGCGGAGCAGCGCGGATGGTTCGCGAGCGTGTGCCGTCATCGGGTGCAAGCGCCCCAGCCGTTCCAAGGGGTATTGCTCGGCGCACTACCAGAAGCTGCGGCTGCTGATGCGCACGGGTCGTCGGCCGTCGGCGTGGGTGGACGACGCGAGGGCGCAGTCGGTGCAGGACGTGAAGTTGCCCAGGGGGCGTGCGGCCAGCAAGGCGTTGCAGGCGTCGCAGCCCGCGGCGAAGAAGGGCAAGCCGGGACGCAAGAAGGCCTGA
- a CDS encoding MASE1 domain-containing protein, with the protein MPSLESCPRRWQPLLRLVLFVGAYGLGTKLGSVLAFPPELVSAMWPPSGVALTGLLLTRHREWPAMVLGAILVEPFASREAHWPITPASFAVAAGNLVEALVAALLLRRLVRFHPSMDRVRDVLGLVGPAALGSTLLSATLSLGMLLTEQRVAIGEFWPTWRVFWVGNAMGVLLVAPLLLTWLSRGLEGWTAQRRVELTTLLMLLGVATHWVFSMPPTAAPPATFHPVTYLAFPFLLWAALRFEARGTTMATAVMSALALWHTAHGHGPFAQFPWHNDSLIFLQSFLAVASLSGLFLASALSERRRAQEEVSHLNQELRQSLQTLAATQAALVRRERLAALGELSATVAHEVRNPLGAISNALAAIRRLAPQTASGPAGQLLGIMDEEVQRLDLIVNDLLDYTRPVEPRLQTQALGPVVEGALTASLRSGPSGICVSHSLDAPLPPVALDAHLLHVALTNLFTNAVQAMPSGGNLVTRIESATRDGAPHARLTISDTGHGIPTDVQQRIFEPFFTTRATGTGLGLAIVRRIVDGHHGEVAVHSNVGQGTTFTVWLPCASGARAVL; encoded by the coding sequence GTGCCCTCACTCGAGTCCTGTCCACGCCGCTGGCAGCCCCTTCTCCGGCTGGTGCTGTTCGTGGGCGCCTATGGGCTGGGGACCAAGCTGGGCTCGGTGCTGGCCTTCCCTCCCGAGCTCGTCTCCGCCATGTGGCCCCCCAGCGGCGTGGCCCTCACGGGACTCCTGCTCACGCGGCACCGGGAGTGGCCCGCGATGGTCCTCGGCGCCATCCTGGTGGAGCCCTTCGCGTCCCGCGAGGCGCACTGGCCCATCACCCCCGCCAGCTTCGCCGTCGCCGCCGGCAACCTGGTCGAAGCCCTGGTGGCCGCCCTCCTGCTGCGGCGGCTGGTGCGATTCCACCCATCGATGGACCGCGTGAGGGATGTGCTGGGGTTGGTGGGGCCGGCGGCCCTGGGCAGCACGTTGCTCAGCGCCACCCTCAGCCTGGGCATGCTGCTGACCGAGCAGCGCGTGGCGATTGGCGAGTTCTGGCCCACGTGGCGCGTGTTCTGGGTGGGCAACGCCATGGGCGTGCTCCTCGTCGCGCCCCTGCTGCTCACGTGGCTTTCACGCGGGCTCGAGGGGTGGACAGCTCAACGCCGCGTGGAGTTGACCACGCTGCTCATGCTGCTGGGCGTGGCCACCCACTGGGTGTTCAGCATGCCTCCCACCGCCGCGCCCCCCGCCACCTTCCACCCCGTGACGTACCTGGCGTTCCCCTTCCTGCTCTGGGCCGCCCTGCGCTTCGAGGCTCGCGGCACCACCATGGCCACCGCGGTCATGTCCGCGCTCGCCCTCTGGCATACCGCCCACGGCCACGGCCCCTTCGCGCAGTTCCCCTGGCACAACGACAGCCTCATCTTCCTCCAGTCCTTCCTCGCCGTGGCCAGCCTGTCCGGGCTGTTCCTCGCCAGCGCCCTCAGCGAACGGCGCCGCGCCCAGGAAGAGGTGAGCCACCTCAACCAGGAGCTGCGCCAGTCCCTCCAGACACTCGCCGCGACTCAAGCCGCCCTCGTCCGGCGCGAGCGGCTGGCCGCGCTCGGTGAGTTGAGCGCCACCGTGGCGCACGAGGTCCGCAATCCGCTGGGGGCCATCTCGAACGCGCTCGCCGCCATCCGACGACTCGCGCCCCAGACGGCCTCCGGGCCCGCGGGGCAGCTGCTGGGCATCATGGATGAAGAGGTCCAACGCCTGGACCTCATCGTCAACGACCTGCTCGACTACACGCGGCCCGTCGAACCTCGACTGCAAACCCAGGCGCTCGGCCCCGTCGTGGAGGGCGCGCTGACCGCGTCGCTTCGCTCGGGGCCCTCCGGCATCTGCGTGTCACATTCCCTGGACGCGCCCCTGCCTCCCGTCGCCCTGGATGCACACCTGCTCCACGTCGCGCTCACCAACCTGTTCACCAACGCCGTGCAGGCGATGCCCTCGGGCGGCAATCTCGTCACGCGCATCGAGAGCGCGACTCGCGATGGCGCCCCTCACGCCCGGCTCACCATCTCCGACACGGGCCATGGGATTCCCACCGACGTGCAACAGCGCATCTTCGAGCCCTTCTTCACCACCCGCGCCACGGGCACCGGACTGGGGCTCGCCATCGTCCGGCGCATCGTCGACGGACACCACGGCGAAGTGGCCGTGCACAGCAACGTCGGCCAAGGCACCACGTTCACCGTGTGGCTTCCCTGTGCGAGTGGTGCTCGCGCCGTGCTCTGA